A region from the Arvicanthis niloticus isolate mArvNil1 chromosome 29, mArvNil1.pat.X, whole genome shotgun sequence genome encodes:
- the Fkrp gene encoding ribitol 5-phosphate transferase FKRP encodes MRLTRCWAALAAAIILNLLVFFYVSWLQHQPRNSQARGPRRTSATGPRVTVLIREFEAFDNAVPELVDSFLQQDPAQPVVVAADTLPYPPLALPRIPNVRLALLQPALDRPAAASRPETYVATEFVALVPDGTRAESPGHLERMVEALRGSSARLVAAPVATANPARCLALNISLREWTARYGPAPSAPRCDALDGDAVLLMRSRDLFNLSVPLARPLATSLFLQTALRGWAVQLLDLTFAAARQPPLATAHARWKADREGRSRRAALLRSLGIRLVSWEGGRLEWFGCSKESPRCFGTVAGDTPAYLYEGRWTPPCCLRALRETARYVVGVLEAAGVRYWLEGGSLLGAARHGDIIPWDYDVDLGIYLEDVGNCEQLRGAEAGSVVDERGFVWEKAVEGDFFRVQYSESNHLHVDLWPFYPRNGVMTKDTWLDHRQDVEFPEHFLQPLVPLPFAGFMAQAPNNYRRFLELKFGPGVIENPEYPNPALLSLTGG; translated from the coding sequence ATGCGGCTCACCCGCTGTTGGGCTGCCCTGGCAGCCGCCATCATCCTCAACCTCCTCGTCTTCTTCTATGTGTCATGGCTACAACACCAGCCCAGAAACTCCCAGGCCCGGGGCCCCCGCCGGACTTCTGCCACTGGTCCCCGAGTCACAGTCCTGATTCGGGAATTTGAGGCTTTTGACAACGCTGTGCCAGAGCTAGTGGATTCCTTCCTGCAGCAGGACCCAGCCCAGCCTGTGGTGGTGGCGGCCGACACACTCCCTTACCCACCCCTGGCCTTGCCTCGCATCCCCAACGTTCGCCTGGCCCTGCTCCAGCCAGCCCTGGACCGGCCAGCAGCGGCCTCGCGCCCGGAGACCTACGTAGCCACCGAGTTCGTGGCCCTGGTGCCTGATGGAACTCGGGCTGAGTCCCCAGGCCACCTGGAGCGAATGGTGGAGGCGCTCCGGGGGAGCAGCGCGCGCCTGGTGGCCGCCCCGGTCGCCACTGCCAACCCAGCGCGGTGTCTAGCATTGAACATTAGCCTGCGGGAGTGGACTGCGCGCTACGGCCCAGCGCCCAGCGCGCCCCGCTGCGACGCTTTGGATGGCGACGCCGTGCTGCTAATGCGCTCCCGCGATCTCTTCAACCTCTCGGTGCCCCTGGCGCGGCCGCTGGCCACCAGCCTCTTCCTACAGACCGCCCTGCGTGGCTGGGCAGTGCAGCTGCTGGACTTGACCTTCGCCGCGGCGCGCCAACCCCCGCTGGCCACCGCCCACGCGCGCTGGAAGGCGGATCGCGAGGGGCGCTCACGGAGGGCGGCGCTGCTGCGCTCGCTGGGTATCCGCCTGGTGAGCTGGGAAGGCGGGCGGCTCGAGTGGTTTGGCTGCAGCAAGGAGAGCCCGCGCTGCTTCGGTACGGTGGCGGGCGACACACCCGCTTACCTGTACGAGGGCCGCTGGACACCACCTTGCTGCCTGCGCGCACTGCGCGAGACTGCGCGCTACGTGGTGGGCGTGCTGGAGGCGGCGGGCGTGCGCTACTGGTTGGAGGGCGGCTCGCTGCTTGGTGCAGCCCGCCACGGCGACATCATCCCATGGGACTACGATGTAGATCTGGGCATCTACCTGGAGGACGTGGGCAACTGCGAACAGTTGCGGGGCGCCGAGGCCGGCTCGGTAGTGGATGAACGGGGCTTCGTGTGGGAAAAGGCGGTGGAGGGCGACTTCTTCCGAGTGCAGTACAGCGAGAGCAACCACCTGCACGTGGACCTCTGGCCCTTCTACCCCCGCAATGGGGTCATGACTAAGGACACATGGCTGGACCACCGGCAGGATGTAGAGTTCCCAGAGCACTTCCTGCAGCCACTGGTCCCCCTGCCCTTTGCCGGTTTCATGGCACAGGCCCCTAACAACTACCGTCGCTTCCTGGAGCTCAAGTTTGGGCCTGGGGTCATCGAGAACCCGGAGTACCCCAACCCTGCACTCTTAAGCTTGACAGGCGGCTGA